One segment of Triticum aestivum cultivar Chinese Spring chromosome 2A, IWGSC CS RefSeq v2.1, whole genome shotgun sequence DNA contains the following:
- the LOC123186241 gene encoding beta-fructofuranosidase, insoluble isoenzyme 7: MAVLSLAACVASFHLLLLFSSSSSLRVAPEAAESSGSARHGRTAYHFQPAKNWQNDPNGPMYHNGVYHLFYQYNPHGATWGVGNLSWGHSVSGDLVNWAALDAALEPTSPFDANGCWSGSATILPGGVPAILYTGIRADGEQVQNVAFPKNASDPLLREWVKPSYNPVIPLPADVPADFFRDPSTAWLGRDGLWRLAVSAKVGNAVGSTLIYRSKDFRLWERNAAPLQESRAAGMVECPDLFPVAEPGAEEGLDHAPRTGTGVKHVLKLSATDTTFQDYYAVGRYNDTTDTFVPEDDGDDCQSWRRLDYGHIYASKSFFDARKNRRVLWSWANETDSQADDVAKGWSGVQIFPRKVWLDNDGKQLRQWPIEEIETLRSRKAGLLGTVVNSGGVNEIVGIAGTQADVEVIFEIPALEGAERFEPNWLLDPQRLCGEKGASVQGGVGPFGLLLMASGDMQEHTAVFFRVFRHHDKYKVLMCTDLSRSTTRAGVYKPPYGAFVEMDIEEHGRIISLRTLVDHSVVESFGGGGRTCITARVYPEHAENGDSHLYVFNNGTGAVKVAKLDAYELATATVNVGDDGLIQPSSMRRGEA, from the exons ATGGCTGTGCTCTCTCTCGCCGCGTGCGTCGCCtccttccatctcctcctcctcttctcttcgtcttcctctctCCGGGTAGCCCCCGAAGCGGCGGAGAGCTCGGGATCGGCGCGCCATGGCCGGACCGCCTACCACTTCCAGCCCGCCAAGAACTGGCAGAACG ATCCGAATG GGCCAATGTACCACAACGGCGTGTACCACTTGTTCTACCAGTACAACCCGCACGGCGCCACCTGGGGCGTCGGCAACCTCTCCTGGGGCCACTCCGTCTCCGGCGACCTCGTGAACTGGGCCGCCCTCGACGCCGCGCTCGAGCCGACCTCGCCGTTCGACGCCAACGGCTGCTGGTCCGGCTCCGCCACCATCCTCCCCGGCGGCGTCCCGGCCATCCTATACACCGGCATCCGCGCCGACGGCGAGCAGGTCCAGAACGTGGCCTTCCCCAAGAACGCGTCCGACCCGCTCCTCCGCGAGTGGGTGAAGCCGAGCTACAACCCCGTCATCCCGCTCCCCGCTGACGTCCCTGCGGATTTCTTCCGCGACCCTTCCACGGCGTGGCTCGGCCGCGACGGTCTGTGGCGCCTCGCCGTCTCGGCCAAGGTCGGCAACGCCGTGGGGTCTACGCTCATCTACCGAAGCAAGGACTTCCGGCTGTGGGAGCGGAATGCCGCGCCGCTGCAAGAGTCACGCGCCGCCGGCATGGTGGAGTGCCCGGACCTGTTCCCCGTGGCGGAGCCCGGCGCGGAGGAGGGGCTCGACCACGCGCCGAGGACCGGCACCGGGGTGAAGCACGTGCTGAAGCTGAGCGCGACGGACACGACGTTCCAGGACTACTACGCGGTCGGGCGTTACAACGACACGACGGACACCTTTGTACCGGAAGACGACGGCGACGACTGCCAGAGCTGGCGCCGCCTCGACTACGGCCACATCTACGCGTCCAAGTCCTTCTTCGACGCGCGCAAGAACCGGCGCGTGCTCTGGTCATGGGCCAACGAGACCGACAGCCAGGCCGACGACGTCGCCAAGGGTTGGTCCGGCGTCCAG ATCTTCCCACGGAAAGTTTGGCTGGACAACGACGGGAAGCAGCTGAGGCAATGGCCAATCGAGGAGATCGAGACGCTGAGGAGCAGAAAGGCCGGGCTGCTGGGAACGGTGGTGAACTCCGGCGGCGTGAACGAGATCGTCGGCATCGCGGGCACGCAGGCGGACGTGGAGGTGATCTTCGAGATCCCGGCCCTGGAGGGCGCCGAGAGGTTCGAGCCCAACTGGCTGCTGGATCCGCAGAGGCTGTGCGGGGAGAAGGGCGCGTCCGTGCAGGGCGGGGTCGGCCCGTTCGGGCTGCTCCTCATGGCCTCCGGCGACATGCAGGAGCACACCGCCGTCTTCTTCAGGGTGTTCAGGCACCATGACAAGTACAAGGTCCTCATGTGCACCGACCTGAGCAGGTCGACTACGAGAGCCGGGGTGTACAAGCCGCCGTACGGGGCTTTCGTGGAGATGGACATCGAGGAGCACGGGAGAATCATATCACTCAGAACACTG GTCGACCACTCCGTGGTGGAGAGCTTCGGCGGTGGAGGCCGGACGTGCATCACGGCGAGGGTGTACCCGGAGCACGCCGAGAACGGCGACAGCCACCTGTACGTGTTCAACAACGGGACAGGTGCGGTGAAAGTGGCCAAGCTCGACGCGTACGAGCTGGCGACGGCGACCGTGAACGTTGGGGACGACGGGTTGATTCAGCCGAGCTCCATGCGCAGAGGCGAAGCGTAG